The following are from one region of the Lacinutrix sp. Bg11-31 genome:
- a CDS encoding heme NO-binding domain-containing protein, with product MKGIVFTEFLELVERKFGLEMVDNIITSSKLESEGVYTAVGTYSFSEMLQLLEHLSENTGISIDNLLLVYAEHFFSVIEKSYPGLLATYKDPIEMISSIENHIHVEVRKIYPDAELPTFEVVEKTKNSLVMIYTSSRAMHHFGLGLMNKTFEHFNSSATIALEKIKEDGTEVRFIIHKN from the coding sequence ATGAAAGGTATAGTTTTTACAGAATTTTTAGAGTTAGTAGAGAGAAAATTTGGCCTAGAAATGGTTGATAATATTATAACTAGTTCTAAGCTAGAGTCTGAAGGTGTTTATACAGCAGTAGGAACTTATAGTTTTTCAGAAATGTTACAATTATTAGAACATTTAAGCGAAAATACAGGTATCTCAATTGATAATTTATTATTGGTTTATGCAGAACACTTTTTTAGTGTTATAGAGAAAAGTTATCCAGGGCTTTTAGCAACTTATAAAGATCCTATAGAAATGATTTCTTCAATAGAAAATCATATCCATGTAGAGGTTAGAAAAATTTATCCAGATGCAGAGTTACCAACTTTTGAGGTTGTAGAGAAAACTAAAAACTCTTTAGTAATGATTTATACATCAAGTAGAGCAATGCATCACTTTGGCTTAGGTTTAATGAATAAAACATTTGAGCACTTTAATTCATCAGCTACAATCGCATTAGAAAAAATAAAAGAAGACGGAACTGAAGTAAGGTTTATTATTCATAAAAATTAA
- a CDS encoding response regulator — MVKKLKILLIEDDMIEIMKLNRTISTLKLDHKIIEANNGEEALEILEKKDNLPDIILLDLNMPKINGIEFLNILKKDDVLKYIPTIILSTSNNQKDLLECYKTGVAGYVIKPLKYEDYVSKIEKLLAYWSINELIVV, encoded by the coding sequence ATGGTAAAAAAACTTAAAATTCTTCTAATAGAAGATGACATGATCGAAATTATGAAATTGAACAGAACAATTTCTACTTTAAAATTAGATCATAAAATTATTGAAGCCAATAATGGCGAAGAAGCTCTAGAAATTTTAGAAAAAAAAGATAATCTACCAGATATTATTTTGTTAGATTTAAATATGCCGAAAATTAATGGTATTGAGTTTTTAAATATTTTAAAAAAGGATGATGTATTAAAGTACATACCTACAATAATTTTGTCAACTTCTAATAACCAAAAAGATTTATTAGAGTGTTATAAAACAGGAGTTGCAGGTTATGTTATTAAACCATTAAAATATGAGGATTATGTTAGTAAAATTGAAAAATTATTAGCATATTGGAGTATCAATGAATTAATAGTAGTTTAA
- a CDS encoding MmcQ/YjbR family DNA-binding protein: MNIEQVREYCLSKPHTEETFPFDQNTLVFKVAGKMFALAPLDKWESGLASLNLKADPDYAIELRADYQSIESGWHMSKKHWNSVYIYKGELHLKFIMELIDHSYDMVIKGMTKKMRQQLDKK; encoded by the coding sequence ATGAATATAGAGCAGGTTAGAGAATATTGTCTTAGTAAACCGCATACAGAGGAAACTTTTCCGTTCGATCAAAACACATTAGTTTTTAAAGTAGCCGGAAAAATGTTTGCCTTAGCTCCTTTAGATAAATGGGAAAGCGGTTTGGCTTCATTAAACCTAAAAGCAGATCCAGACTATGCTATAGAACTTAGAGCAGATTACCAAAGCATAGAGTCAGGTTGGCACATGAGTAAAAAGCACTGGAATTCTGTTTATATCTATAAAGGCGAATTACATCTAAAATTTATAATGGAATTAATAGACCATTCCTACGACATGGTTATAAAAGGGATGACTAAAAAAATGCGTCAGCAACTAGATAAAAAATAA
- a CDS encoding DUF4230 domain-containing protein, translating to MEIIFGIIFGGLSALGVSTYIKHIQGKKLAQTQSVILLDKIKKVCKIISVEGDFAEIYHYEDVKERFLKLVSSTKKALVIIDAKAHVGFDLSKIIMDANPQTKMVTLKHFPQAEILSIETNLKYYDKQDGMFNKFQANDLTDLHNEAKLHIREKVPQSGLFQIAQKEALDSILIIEGIVQTIGWELDYTALEVANNEIKEINK from the coding sequence ATGGAAATAATTTTTGGAATCATATTTGGTGGTTTATCCGCTTTAGGAGTATCTACTTATATTAAACACATTCAAGGTAAGAAATTAGCACAAACACAATCTGTAATTCTTTTAGATAAGATTAAAAAAGTATGTAAAATTATTAGTGTAGAAGGTGATTTCGCCGAGATTTATCATTACGAAGATGTAAAGGAGCGGTTTTTAAAACTGGTGTCAAGCACTAAAAAAGCATTAGTAATTATTGATGCTAAAGCGCATGTTGGATTCGATTTATCTAAAATAATTATGGATGCCAATCCGCAAACTAAAATGGTGACTTTAAAACATTTTCCGCAAGCGGAAATACTTTCTATAGAAACAAATTTAAAGTATTACGATAAACAAGATGGAATGTTTAATAAATTCCAGGCCAACGATTTAACAGACTTGCATAACGAAGCTAAGCTTCATATTAGAGAAAAAGTACCACAAAGTGGCTTATTCCAAATAGCTCAAAAAGAAGCCTTAGATTCAATATTAATTATTGAAGGCATTGTTCAAACTATTGGTTGGGAGCTAGATTACACAGCATTAGAGGTTGCAAATAATGAAATTAAAGAAATAAATAAATAG
- a CDS encoding cyclase family protein — protein sequence MLATIQINSKRIKIDLSKPLDISMPLRASIKNVNAWYIDEPKIEPVKIDEWVASVKEGAAINFNNISFNPHAHGTHTESVGHITEKFYSINKCLKRFMFTAEVITVAPEMVGEDKVISKKQIQYLLKRKLPEALVIRTMPNTKDKKSRQHSHTNWPYLTEEAAHYIREKGILHLLIDLPSIDKEKDEGQLLAHKAFWDVNGEIRKEATITEFIYVPNKVDDGSYILNLQIAPFENDATPSKPILYKIE from the coding sequence ATGCTAGCAACAATACAAATAAATTCAAAAAGAATTAAAATAGACTTATCTAAACCATTAGACATTTCTATGCCTTTGCGCGCTTCTATTAAAAACGTAAACGCATGGTATATAGACGAACCAAAAATTGAACCTGTAAAGATTGACGAATGGGTTGCTAGTGTAAAAGAAGGTGCAGCTATTAATTTTAATAATATCTCATTCAATCCACATGCTCATGGTACGCATACAGAAAGTGTTGGACATATTACAGAAAAATTTTACAGCATAAATAAATGCTTAAAACGCTTTATGTTTACTGCCGAAGTAATTACGGTTGCTCCAGAAATGGTTGGAGAAGATAAGGTGATCTCTAAAAAGCAAATTCAGTATTTGTTAAAACGAAAATTGCCAGAAGCATTGGTTATAAGAACAATGCCAAATACTAAAGATAAAAAATCTAGACAGCACTCACATACCAATTGGCCTTATTTAACAGAGGAAGCAGCGCACTACATAAGAGAAAAAGGTATCCTACATTTATTAATAGATTTGCCAAGTATTGATAAAGAAAAAGACGAAGGACAATTATTAGCACACAAAGCCTTTTGGGATGTTAATGGAGAAATAAGAAAAGAAGCTACAATTACAGAGTTTATTTATGTGCCAAATAAAGTGGATGATGGAAGTTATATTTTAAATCTTCAAATTGCTCCTTTCGAAAACGATGCTACACCAAGTAAGCCTATTTTATACAAGATAGAATAA
- the hemW gene encoding radical SAM family heme chaperone HemW, translating into MSGIYIHIPFCKQACHYCDFHFSTSLKKKDELINALISEIELRKSEFKNTTVETIYFGGGTPSLLTSEEIKRIIDSVYKHYKVSEDPEITLEANPDDLSNNRIIELSKSLVNRLSIGIQSFHEKDLKLMNRAHNTQEAKQCLEEATKYFNNISLDLIYGIPNTTNKEWQENIDIALGFGVNHISSYALTVEPKTALASFIEKGVIDNVDDALAEEQFHILVNTLEANNFVHYELSNFGKEGFFSKNNSAYWQGKHYIGIGPSAHSFNGKERGWNVKNNTKYIKAIENNELPIETEILTKTDQYNEYVMTGLRTVWGVSIEKVKTDFGTTFETYMLQQAQKHIKEHLLYIEDKKLKVSKKGKFLSDGIASDLFKINL; encoded by the coding sequence ATGAGTGGTATTTATATTCATATTCCCTTTTGCAAGCAAGCTTGCCATTACTGCGACTTTCATTTTTCGACTTCGTTGAAAAAGAAAGACGAACTTATTAATGCATTAATTTCAGAAATAGAACTCAGAAAAAGCGAGTTTAAAAACACAACTGTAGAAACTATTTATTTTGGAGGAGGAACACCATCGTTGTTAACTTCAGAAGAAATAAAAAGAATAATAGATTCCGTTTACAAGCATTATAAAGTTTCAGAAGATCCAGAAATTACTTTAGAAGCAAATCCGGACGATCTATCAAACAATCGAATAATAGAACTATCTAAAAGTCTAGTAAATCGATTATCGATAGGTATTCAATCCTTTCATGAAAAAGATTTAAAACTCATGAATCGTGCGCATAATACTCAAGAAGCAAAACAATGTTTAGAAGAAGCAACAAAGTATTTTAATAATATTTCTCTCGATTTAATTTATGGTATTCCAAATACTACAAATAAAGAATGGCAAGAGAATATAGACATTGCTTTAGGTTTTGGTGTCAACCATATTTCAAGTTATGCACTAACTGTAGAGCCAAAAACCGCTTTAGCTTCATTTATAGAAAAAGGTGTAATTGATAATGTAGACGATGCTTTAGCAGAAGAGCAATTTCATATTCTAGTTAATACATTAGAGGCGAATAATTTTGTGCATTACGAATTGTCTAACTTTGGAAAAGAAGGATTTTTCAGTAAAAACAACTCTGCTTATTGGCAAGGCAAACATTATATAGGTATTGGTCCATCGGCACATTCGTTTAACGGAAAAGAACGTGGTTGGAACGTGAAAAACAATACAAAATACATTAAAGCAATAGAAAATAACGAGTTACCAATAGAGACAGAAATCTTAACAAAAACAGACCAATATAACGAGTATGTAATGACAGGTTTAAGGACAGTTTGGGGAGTTTCGATAGAAAAGGTAAAAACAGATTTTGGCACTACTTTTGAAACCTACATGCTACAACAAGCACAAAAACATATTAAAGAACATTTATTGTATATTGAGGATAAAAAACTAAAAGTCTCAAAAAAAGGCAAATTTCTAAGCGATGGTATTGCTAGTGATTTGTTTAAAATTAATTTATAA
- the ruvC gene encoding crossover junction endodeoxyribonuclease RuvC, with translation MAEEKIILGIDPGTTIMGFGLIKVVNKKMHFLQLNELDLKKYDDHYLKLKLIFERTIELIDTHHPDEIAIEAPFFGKNVQSMLKLGRAQGVAMAAGLSREVTITEYAPKKIKMAITGNGNASKEQVAKMLQSMLGLKTLPKNLDSMDGLAAAVCHFYNQGRVEIGKSYSGWSAFVKQNEKRVKK, from the coding sequence ATGGCAGAAGAAAAAATAATTTTAGGTATCGATCCAGGAACTACAATTATGGGTTTCGGCCTTATAAAAGTGGTGAATAAAAAGATGCATTTTTTGCAACTTAACGAGCTCGATTTAAAAAAGTACGACGACCATTATCTTAAACTTAAACTCATTTTCGAACGTACCATCGAGTTAATAGATACACATCATCCAGACGAGATTGCTATTGAAGCACCATTTTTTGGTAAAAACGTGCAGAGTATGTTAAAACTTGGTCGTGCACAAGGTGTTGCTATGGCAGCAGGTTTATCTCGTGAAGTTACAATTACCGAATATGCTCCAAAAAAAATTAAAATGGCAATTACCGGAAATGGGAATGCTAGTAAAGAGCAAGTAGCTAAAATGTTGCAAAGCATGCTTGGGCTAAAAACGTTACCTAAAAATTTAGATTCTATGGATGGTTTGGCTGCTGCAGTTTGCCATTTTTATAATCAAGGTCGTGTTGAGATTGGTAAAAGCTATTCTGGTTGGTCTGCTTTTGTTAAGCAGAATGAGAAACGCGTTAAGAAATAG
- a CDS encoding cell envelope biogenesis protein OmpA, producing MKSKFNFYCLLVLFLVSTLGFSQQETSKWRAIFAVGLNSPSQSGLVEPFEAKSTNFPTINLGIQHLFKPQLGVKLDFAYNRFSNADNTLDFKVNYTRINAQFVYDATKNLAFLPLEMGLVLHAGPGYTMIKPLDIYRENKNSYLNAMAGIELNYSISKTVSLLIDGSYIKGFAKGFDPVIEGAGSFNGDLLTVTVGASISLINCRTCN from the coding sequence ATGAAGTCCAAATTTAATTTCTATTGTCTTTTAGTCTTGTTTTTAGTGAGTACTTTAGGTTTCTCTCAACAAGAAACTAGTAAGTGGAGAGCCATATTTGCTGTTGGCTTAAATAGTCCGTCGCAAAGTGGATTAGTAGAGCCTTTTGAAGCTAAAAGCACTAATTTCCCAACTATTAATTTAGGAATTCAACACCTATTTAAACCGCAATTAGGAGTCAAATTAGATTTTGCATATAATCGTTTTTCGAACGCAGATAATACTTTAGATTTTAAAGTTAATTACACAAGAATAAACGCTCAGTTTGTTTATGATGCTACTAAAAACCTAGCGTTTTTACCTTTAGAAATGGGCTTGGTGTTACATGCAGGACCAGGTTATACCATGATAAAACCTTTAGATATTTACAGAGAAAATAAGAACTCTTATTTAAATGCAATGGCAGGAATAGAGCTAAATTATAGCATTTCTAAAACAGTTTCTTTATTAATAGATGGATCTTATATAAAAGGTTTTGCTAAGGGTTTCGATCCAGTAATAGAAGGCGCAGGAAGTTTTAATGGCGATTTATTAACTGTAACGGTTGGTGCTTCAATTTCATTAATTAATTGCAGAACGTGTAATTAA
- a CDS encoding lysylphosphatidylglycerol synthase domain-containing protein, which produces MSSPSYKTKQFFFVLIKLSIVVGAFYFIYNKLVNNNTLDFSEFTTYLTENNIFSTKNILLLLFLSSFNWFLETLKWKTLVSSIKKTTFLEALQQSLGSLTASLFTPNRIGEYGAKAIYYAKHYRKRIVLLNLIGNIMQMAVTVVFGVIGFFFFAQHYPIEISTHRVSRFLIIILVIFGLSLFGIKQKKYKIKGFSIEKVKQFIKDLPFKISALTFLVSIVRYLVFSFQFYFLLQLFGVKLNYIEAMVIITSMYLLASVIPSIFIFDVVVKGSIAVYLFSFAGVNEFTILCIITIMWLLNFVLPSVFGSYYVLNFNFDKQNNSL; this is translated from the coding sequence ATGAGTTCACCATCATACAAAACTAAACAATTCTTTTTTGTACTTATTAAATTAAGCATAGTTGTTGGTGCTTTTTATTTTATTTACAACAAATTGGTAAATAATAACACTTTAGACTTTTCTGAATTCACGACTTACTTAACTGAAAATAACATTTTTTCAACTAAAAACATTCTTTTGCTACTGTTTTTAAGCAGTTTTAACTGGTTTTTGGAAACCTTAAAATGGAAAACATTAGTTTCTTCTATTAAAAAAACGACATTCTTAGAAGCTTTACAACAAAGTTTAGGCTCGCTTACAGCATCACTTTTTACACCTAATCGTATTGGTGAATATGGCGCAAAAGCCATCTATTATGCAAAACACTACAGAAAGCGTATTGTACTTTTAAACCTAATTGGTAATATAATGCAAATGGCAGTTACTGTCGTTTTTGGAGTTATAGGCTTCTTTTTCTTTGCGCAACACTATCCTATTGAAATTAGTACGCATAGAGTGTCTCGATTCTTAATTATTATTTTAGTTATTTTCGGTTTATCGCTCTTCGGAATAAAACAGAAAAAGTATAAAATAAAAGGATTCTCTATTGAAAAAGTAAAGCAATTTATAAAAGACTTACCTTTTAAAATTAGTGCGCTTACTTTTTTAGTTTCAATAGTACGTTACTTGGTATTTTCGTTTCAGTTTTATTTTTTACTACAGCTTTTTGGCGTAAAACTAAACTATATAGAAGCCATGGTAATTATAACATCTATGTATTTATTAGCTTCTGTAATTCCATCAATATTTATTTTCGATGTGGTTGTAAAAGGTAGTATTGCAGTCTATTTATTTTCATTTGCAGGTGTGAATGAGTTTACCATTCTATGTATTATTACTATAATGTGGCTGCTAAATTTTGTGCTTCCAAGTGTTTTTGGAAGCTATTATGTGCTTAATTTTAACTTCGACAAACAAAACAATTCATTATGA
- a CDS encoding glycosyltransferase, translating to MILLFTVITILYLLLILVLAFGFDKVDYFKAEDLKAETKLSVIIPFRNEAKNLPELLASIEVLNYPKSHYELIFVDDESSDDSVEIISKVNDIIPSLFGITLTDIKIINNVRTSKSPKKDAITLAIKIAKYDWIVTTDADCVLPKFWLDTLDCFIQKKQCKMVVAPVTYHQTDSLLKRFQLLDFLSLIGATIGGFGIGKPFLCNGANLAYKKELFLDLNGFNGNNEIASGDDIFLLQKTIKNNKSDVKFLKSESAIVKTKAQPTLKTLISQRKRWAAKTSSYNSTFGKVVGLIVLLMNAVLVCGLTFVLLGLLHFKLILYIFIIKSLVDFLLLFKTARFFDQENQLSSFIFSIFLYPFFSVYIAFISLFTKYKWKDRSFSK from the coding sequence ATGATTTTACTATTTACAGTAATAACCATTTTGTATTTGCTACTAATTTTAGTGCTCGCTTTTGGTTTCGATAAAGTTGATTATTTTAAAGCTGAAGACCTAAAGGCTGAAACTAAATTATCGGTTATTATTCCGTTTAGAAATGAAGCTAAAAATTTACCAGAATTGCTTGCTTCAATTGAAGTATTAAATTATCCAAAATCGCATTACGAACTTATTTTTGTAGATGATGAATCTAGTGATGATTCGGTTGAGATTATTTCAAAGGTTAACGATATAATACCTAGTCTATTCGGAATCACTCTAACAGATATTAAAATAATTAATAACGTAAGAACTTCAAAGTCACCAAAGAAAGACGCTATTACTTTAGCTATAAAAATAGCAAAATACGATTGGATTGTAACCACAGATGCGGACTGTGTACTGCCAAAATTCTGGCTCGACACTCTGGATTGTTTTATACAGAAAAAACAATGCAAAATGGTTGTTGCTCCAGTTACTTACCACCAAACAGATTCGCTATTAAAACGCTTTCAATTATTAGATTTCTTAAGTTTAATTGGTGCTACAATTGGTGGTTTTGGTATTGGTAAACCATTTTTGTGTAATGGTGCAAATTTGGCTTACAAAAAGGAATTATTTTTAGACCTTAATGGTTTCAATGGTAATAACGAAATTGCCAGTGGAGACGATATTTTTCTGCTTCAAAAAACAATTAAAAATAATAAAAGCGATGTTAAGTTTCTAAAATCTGAATCTGCAATTGTAAAAACGAAAGCACAACCAACACTTAAAACATTAATATCTCAACGCAAGCGTTGGGCTGCAAAAACATCAAGCTACAACTCTACTTTTGGAAAAGTGGTTGGCTTAATTGTTCTATTAATGAATGCTGTTTTAGTTTGTGGCTTAACGTTTGTTCTGCTTGGGTTGCTTCATTTTAAACTAATTCTTTATATTTTTATAATAAAAAGCCTTGTTGATTTCTTATTACTTTTTAAAACTGCTAGATTTTTTGATCAAGAAAATCAGTTATCTAGTTTTATATTTTCAATTTTTTTATATCCTTTCTTTAGCGTTTATATTGCCTTTATTTCTTTGTTTACAAAATACAAATGGAAAGACAGAAGTTTTAGTAAGTAA
- a CDS encoding Bax inhibitor-1/YccA family protein has product MSLLKTSNPVFTPYFWQDNQVSSSKMTVSGIVIKTLAMLFITTTITILIWKLYANGTNIKWYGTGGMLAAIVISIVLSIRQQWAHILVPLYAIAKGFFLGGFTSYIKAQFPEMPYQAIGVTLITFFTILILYQTRIMVVTKKVKSVIITVCSAIFLVYIISWILSFFGIRSFISGTSWLAIGFNVVAATFAALSFLLDFDFIERYKNKAPKYKEWMACYGLLVTIVWLYVEILRLMKKLAIRF; this is encoded by the coding sequence ATGTCTCTTTTAAAAACTTCTAATCCAGTTTTTACACCATATTTCTGGCAAGACAACCAAGTTTCATCAAGTAAAATGACGGTTTCTGGTATTGTAATAAAAACATTAGCTATGCTTTTTATTACCACAACAATTACTATTCTTATTTGGAAATTATATGCTAATGGCACAAATATAAAATGGTATGGAACTGGTGGAATGCTTGCTGCTATTGTAATTAGCATTGTACTTTCTATTAGGCAACAATGGGCTCATATTTTAGTACCTTTATACGCTATAGCTAAAGGATTTTTTCTAGGCGGTTTTACAAGTTATATAAAAGCGCAATTTCCAGAAATGCCTTATCAAGCAATTGGCGTAACTCTTATTACTTTTTTCACCATATTAATACTTTACCAAACACGAATTATGGTGGTAACAAAAAAGGTTAAAAGTGTTATTATAACGGTTTGTTCTGCCATATTTCTAGTGTATATTATTTCTTGGATTTTAAGTTTTTTTGGTATTCGTTCATTTATTTCGGGAACAAGTTGGCTTGCAATAGGTTTTAATGTTGTCGCTGCTACTTTTGCGGCCTTATCTTTTTTATTAGATTTCGATTTTATAGAACGCTATAAAAACAAAGCTCCAAAATATAAAGAATGGATGGCTTGTTATGGCTTATTGGTAACTATAGTTTGGTTGTATGTGGAGATTTTGAGGTTGATGAAAAAGTTAGCTATTAGGTTTTAA
- a CDS encoding PDZ domain-containing protein, with translation MKKQLLFFATFLSFMTLSFAQYLDCKKTCVIDKIVHEGAFLGVQFVSPCDKDTKTDKGVVILRVVTKTAAAGNDFKIYDIVLKVNNIEVNRRGDVMKLIKSYTPFDAVDFTILRKGKTITKIVTLGAKTTRVVQEEVCCEETVSLLNENNISVFPSPAAENLSISFKTLIQGNYKFGIYMANGVLVKEYSKRLDSGKLKEIIPVNKLQDGIYIIRITNIDATFSKLFAVNRE, from the coding sequence ATGAAAAAACAATTACTGTTTTTTGCCACCTTTTTAAGTTTCATGACGCTGTCGTTTGCACAATATTTAGATTGTAAAAAGACATGTGTAATAGATAAAATAGTTCATGAAGGTGCTTTTTTGGGTGTGCAATTTGTAAGTCCATGTGATAAAGATACTAAAACAGATAAAGGCGTTGTTATCTTAAGAGTGGTAACAAAAACAGCAGCGGCAGGTAACGATTTTAAAATCTATGATATTGTATTAAAAGTTAATAATATAGAAGTTAATAGAAGAGGTGATGTAATGAAATTAATAAAATCTTACACGCCTTTCGATGCTGTAGATTTTACTATTTTAAGAAAAGGAAAAACCATTACAAAAATAGTAACTTTAGGTGCTAAAACAACTAGGGTTGTACAAGAAGAAGTATGTTGCGAAGAAACAGTGTCTTTATTAAACGAGAATAATATTAGCGTTTTCCCAAGTCCAGCAGCAGAGAATTTAAGCATTTCGTTTAAGACTTTAATCCAAGGCAATTATAAGTTTGGTATTTATATGGCAAATGGAGTGTTGGTAAAAGAGTATTCTAAAAGACTAGATTCTGGAAAATTAAAAGAAATAATACCCGTAAATAAGCTTCAAGATGGTATTTATATTATAAGAATAACAAATATAGATGCTACATTCTCAAAGCTTTTTGCTGTAAATAGAGAATAG
- a CDS encoding M56 family metallopeptidase: protein MLHYILQTIVFQLLFLMVYDVFLKKETFFNWNRFYLLASAVLSIVLPFVKVDSFKTVIPKEYIYSLPEIIIGKANTTLNSSIEGLSAESASSFVFSWYYLIYLGCAISLVLFIFKFYKLIAMAYKNPKIKFETAFLVELANSKHAFSFFNYIFLGKDINPEDRQTILTHELQHIKEKHSVDLLFFEVLKILFWFNPLIYMYQKRIANLHEFIADFKAVKSSSKVHYYQNLLSQVFDTEKVSFINPFFKQSLIKKRIIMLSKSKSKQIHLVKYLLVFPMVIGMLFYTSCSSDEKIDKAIAIELDAELEQAVEEFRNQLNTQNSNFSKEERLELAEFIIDELKANLEDNETSSGTLTTQTANQVIEIEENISFAIIGQVPVFPGCDTSASNDDQRKCFSDKINKIVANNFNLDLGKSLGLKGKQRIYARFTIDKEGNVVDVKTRAPHPELEKEARRVVKLIPQVQPGKHDGKLANITFDLPIMFNVKE, encoded by the coding sequence ATGCTACATTATATTTTACAAACGATCGTTTTTCAATTATTGTTTTTAATGGTTTACGATGTATTTTTAAAGAAAGAGACATTCTTTAATTGGAATAGGTTTTATTTACTGGCTTCGGCAGTATTATCTATAGTGTTGCCATTTGTAAAAGTAGATAGTTTTAAAACAGTAATTCCTAAAGAATACATTTATAGTTTGCCCGAAATTATTATAGGCAAAGCTAATACTACCCTAAATAGTAGTATAGAAGGCTTGAGTGCAGAAAGCGCTTCTAGTTTTGTTTTTAGTTGGTACTATCTTATATACTTAGGTTGTGCAATATCATTAGTCTTATTTATTTTTAAGTTTTATAAGTTAATAGCAATGGCTTATAAAAACCCAAAAATTAAATTTGAAACAGCCTTTTTAGTTGAGTTGGCAAATAGTAAACATGCCTTTTCGTTTTTTAATTATATTTTTTTAGGAAAAGACATAAACCCGGAAGATAGGCAGACTATTTTAACGCACGAGTTACAACACATTAAAGAAAAACACAGTGTGGACTTACTGTTTTTCGAAGTTTTAAAAATCCTTTTTTGGTTTAATCCATTAATTTATATGTATCAAAAAAGAATAGCTAATTTACATGAGTTTATAGCAGATTTTAAAGCAGTAAAATCGAGTAGTAAAGTCCATTATTATCAAAATTTATTATCACAAGTTTTCGATACCGAAAAGGTGTCATTCATCAATCCATTTTTTAAACAATCATTAATCAAAAAACGAATCATTATGTTAAGCAAATCAAAATCAAAACAAATTCATTTAGTAAAGTATTTATTAGTATTTCCAATGGTAATTGGGATGCTGTTTTATACATCTTGTTCAAGTGATGAAAAAATTGACAAAGCTATCGCTATAGAACTAGATGCAGAACTTGAACAGGCTGTTGAAGAATTTAGAAATCAATTGAATACTCAAAATAGTAATTTTTCTAAAGAAGAACGTTTAGAACTTGCAGAATTTATTATTGATGAACTTAAAGCTAATCTTGAAGATAATGAAACTAGTAGCGGCACATTAACAACACAAACAGCTAACCAAGTAATAGAAATCGAAGAAAATATCTCTTTCGCCATAATTGGTCAAGTTCCTGTTTTTCCAGGTTGTGATACTTCAGCTTCAAACGATGATCAAAGAAAATGTTTTAGTGATAAAATTAATAAAATAGTAGCCAACAATTTTAATTTAGATCTTGGTAAATCACTAGGTTTAAAAGGGAAACAGAGAATATATGCAAGATTTACTATTGATAAAGAAGGAAACGTTGTAGATGTTAAAACTAGAGCACCACATCCAGAACTAGAAAAAGAAGCAAGAAGAGTAGTTAAACTTATTCCACAAGTGCAACCAGGAAAGCATGATGGAAAACTTGCTAATATAACGTTCGATCTACCAATAATGTTCAACGTTAAAGAATGA
- a CDS encoding BlaI/MecI/CopY family transcriptional regulator has protein sequence MKQLTKAEEDIMQVLWQLKKANVKQIIEEFPEPKPAYNTVSTIVRILENKGFVDYEKKGKGHIYFPLLEKQDYSNQSINKLVDNYFQGSFKSMVSFFMKKNDINLNDLESVLKEIDKDTTKK, from the coding sequence ATGAAACAACTTACAAAAGCAGAAGAAGATATCATGCAAGTACTCTGGCAATTAAAAAAAGCCAATGTAAAGCAAATAATAGAAGAGTTTCCTGAGCCAAAACCAGCATACAATACTGTTTCTACTATTGTTAGAATTTTAGAAAATAAAGGTTTTGTAGATTATGAAAAGAAAGGGAAAGGGCATATTTATTTTCCGTTATTAGAGAAACAAGACTACAGTAACCAATCTATAAATAAACTAGTAGATAATTACTTTCAAGGCTCTTTTAAAAGCATGGTATCTTTTTTTATGAAGAAAAACGATATCAATTTAAACGATCTAGAATCTGTTTTAAAGGAAATAGATAAAGACACAACTAAAAAATAA